The following proteins come from a genomic window of Theileria equi strain WA chromosome 2 map unlocalized gcontig_1105316255037, whole genome shotgun sequence:
- a CDS encoding hypothetical protein (encoded by transcript BEWA_037270A) produces MKIIIVILLLTCRLCSGVDPPGLSGKEADVKSGPKETRPRQSPLSSPSGGSHANRHGPNAQRTPPPRSRGLRDTTTRGAFPGVKPTVTQTAVGRGTTKVAVNSKHNTRPDIEDIGEDLEEDFKHVKAYHDNRQETTKTTPETTSTMEPKEPLEYKMDMTLVSVEKSTEGTLSVVTYTVKKDAHLPLLLHDNKLVWKGIDSMSNKDTLVKATVYLGSGGPLVTNLTYKRVTESTTKEYCKLVKDRWTFVDKGALERTFEEVKLPGNANASAYRTKADSTLFDIQVGKYEGIPVLNCTAKKGVKVSKLVYDGKVVWQADGNQSCSSATLYFGKSGIIGVSFTHNSREETLHDCFRVFSNDEWEGVNGDYYERVLYEAKNPETSVATASENTKVKSFIDTAKFTVVSDMEDRVPVLRCTAGNGASKLTYGSDTIWPGKNDVMCLSALLYMDGEKPTLAVLVTRDNKNKEGKVYRYHDGKQWKDGKEEDHKKKLEELKKTIENRIKQHHLLIASRTVDITKFDANKGQLFDYTVDNVPVKMFIPKDNVTINRLVNGGAYLWSTENGKCTIIMLYLKDDKPALLYIVRFIQGETYGGLYKDEDGKWTETEDFDYEFKKIRTAPTSSSQFALDISSTSDTTECRIFQAPLYGINTRFYSPNSGHYASSIALNGVSIWTAEKGERCTFVTSYLKGGQEHLFRMTVKNAKDKSSMKYFENYGKGWKSITKDDFNTKRDSLKSDAYRPKNIKEITPVSQPDQKSTQSPDRAPVKEILLDIGRPDPQRYRSFDYAIDDVPTRLIVAVKEQPNKVVFGQETVWSDDTGRCSYCTVHIKDKKPVLIYMSGRSFSLYLLKTDGGWKSIDHYSEEFAKLRLAVPSSSSFSLDLSTNQDTPNCRIFETPFNKVNTRFYVPKVGKYATSVSNGQAVVWKGGQEKAIMVRVYSSDNPTLLHILSKDTDGTFKHSYLVKGGSKWESINKDVHDRLLSEIKATAPGRKTDIGKLRQELMESQASLDKLVESKKFTDCDGPQDPSILDIVHYEESNAYTITNCTLDGYPTTVFIPDKGSIKKVVYGSLTIWEGAEKEECKYLMVHYVYSIPAFAYLIKGSDRDIDLYFANKGDNWEEIQVDYVRKLNELRRDEPESGDYVIDIKNTTSDEKCKVYSYTIDGLLTYSYYPHQEVTVNKVVEGNKKIWDGNSGGGRCLYLAVSYFDDKPVLAYFVTLDGYKLEYVYYERDSESIWLSCYDYDYRRKWNNLINKKDTSVRDMNISSSGQERLKKVAHVRTMGKDSIINIHSRFAHETYRVIKTFINSIPALVYVPGPSFDLNQTIFKDPNPVNPKGIKIKSVSIFLKDNEPSIISISGACEERVYDEYLDFSDTKKRCAFTDVEELESYKHSRFIFSLDISRRGTDECKFVSFHNNGVVTHSHIVNAGYTANMVTDGVIVLWKGDAGEKCLYTLTSFLDGIPILLNIFVRLSDGKLEHYYFYNNGEWTVASNLDYKAILEDLVDTTKSKLSESIDRDTREVLTLDVAKVDTGKYTMETTKLRVLTSIKYSPPENSRVTKVVFGSDSLWQTLKASVQCNFAVITYRGISIELVQLCIVDGCEKYMHFEIEDGRLSSITAEEYNDALSRLDSGDGESDEDFEFILSTIDTLDLMTPAELDFEVDRFQLDTLSSAVYLPLPKHTIGRVVLGKVLWTSGNSKCLYVSTFSTDDSIQLVQIVTENETLHFGRLDKELAKVPKEKYNELFEKLGYRQVDQTPFYVPLEVPDTPSTISLDVSKALDSRVKAENGTFNGVSYTTFYTSEEGVIDKISSGKPTVWEPEEDEVCIYGRLYLDNGPKLLKIRTISEDGSNIVHLAFDTDKWICLSQDVFNDRLNLMVLKLTEPLNFALTTTTDGYYEYTFDLSRYHLDSRFNSGFMTYGDHKYAVCTPKNGAIKKVVQGSITIWTPSSDDYYANMVLLSRDTHLYILVQSPFNIPAILSYNLKNNVWNMVNHEAISTDITKTLPIPSFRLTLDLTGKHDPEKYRVFKMDINGVTTTVFITIYGYYFDKVVSGKDLIWQSSENEECRYLMFHDKSGKNPFITVFVDCMDESKFMVYEMRDKWTFSHQLLGPKNDHKTTTSIVFNLSDKTPQNVYFCDNVFNGIVHRAFSPLPGYHVQEVKDTETTIWQTEDKEQCIFILSVPGTDKSKVPLLSLFIRNEDYCGFKHFEKTDKWRHIDERGYDKRLIEKKQANNVTTAVAISNIPQYKNAVTLDTANVDHDRVDLHEDSLNDTRRLYSAKTGDYFKDILDSGKSVWKSDKDKCLTVAIYGKEELHCRLDVLSSDVITPMYFCRKAGNWSSTNHNTFHEWLRNYVKTPRVKLDLDNLDTNFFESFRYTQNGYEILYGRPLPGYVLTTVADGSTEVWEAGHNQYATEFQMSIIGDYTLLSIINHSYQVENLCFLKSSNTWSPIDEDVYDQYLVPVNDSTINYLKFDLEKPDFSIVVGHKDVMGDITILRYTPHLGRHVTAVVFGESTIWYRKYHDEYCISAEHITKGGAMFIRLFLKMGNSFEHRYFTKVDSKWITLREDEFRNKLGIQSVGVKTDAKYSLQSNESDPNVYTLNISGTVDRDKITATETTYEDVKSVTYSPKFIAGIGKVVDSDSIIWMGASDQKCVTAVISSKEGHDSLVSISINVDIEVQYKYLVKKDKEWYIIRKTKYDELLATMYRQFVVHADTTFDNPITLDISTKPTEDITFYEYTHNEVTYKTFKPKDDKSIVEVMDGGSHVWKSSSGRCIDAWTYSTPFSHLCRLDILSSGVITPHCFEKRGSLWISLDFRLYTEKLKKLVMYRSTNIRVDFRGVSRDLCHVLDYFDKHAISTTIVPEFRTTSIYHDNKKIWESHGKQCINAHFITSPGGDLAYINAKSSNGDISPSSFYYSSGSWFSTNSYTFSDTHSKLPPLPKDVFSGELVDTTLDIRNVDNTFRIYNYSDKTVTRFEYQTPMNANVTRVIDGVKMAIWQGDEDDRCLSCEVYSREGYTPIMKLIITNDYGVSVSYFEKSDDKWNEINEETFNLRLVSLSNNSRLQLLKDRLVDTSENLDVFDRKTSYTSEEINMLYLNQWLLSSVPHWVLEQFRTFYPEKKGWFSCFSFC; encoded by the coding sequence atgaagatcATCATAGTCATTCTTTTACTCACCTGCAGATTATGCAGTGGTGTAGATCCTCCTGGTCTTAGCGGTAAAGAAGCAGATGTTAAAAGTGGACCTAAGGAGACTAGACCGAGACAATCACCTCTATCATCTCCATCCGGTGGTTCACATGCCAATAGACACGGTCCTAATGCTCAAAGGACTCCACCTCCTAGATCTAGAGGACTCAGGGATACAACAACAAGAGGCGCTTTCCCAGGAGTAAAACCTACTGTCACACAAACTGCAGTTGGAAGGGGTACTACTAAAGTAGCCGTAAACTCCAAGCATAATACTCGTCCAGACATTGAGGATATTGGCGAGGacctggaagaagattttaaaCATGTCAAGGCGTATCATGATAATAGACAAGAAACTACAAAGACTACTCCTGAGACTACCAGTACTATGGAGCCTAAAGAACCTTTGGAGTACAAGATGGACATGACCTTGGTTAGTGTAGAAAAGTCTACTGAGGGAACTCTTTCAGTGGTTACCTATACAGTCAAGAAAGACGCTCATTTACCTCTACTCCTGCATGATAATAAGCTTGTTTGGAAGGGTATAGACAGTATGAGTAACAAGGACACCCTTGTAAAGGCAACGGTATACCTTGGATCTGGTGGACCACTAGTCACCAATTTGACCTACAAGAGAGTCACTGAGAGCACTACAAAGGAATACTGTAAGCTTGTAAAGGATAGATGGACATTTGTTGATAAAGGTGCCCTTGAAAGGACATTTGAGGAGGTAAAACTACCTGGTAATGCTAATGCATCTGCTTATAGAACAAAGGCAGACTCCACTCTCTTTGACATACAGGTGGGAAAATACGAGGGAATACCAGTATTAAACTGTACTGCTAAAAAAGGTGTAAAGGTATCAAAACTTGTTTACGATGGTAAAGTCGTATGGCAAGCTGATGGAAATCAATCCTGTTCATCAGCCACTTtatactttggaaagtctGGTATCATTGGTGTATCCTTTACCCATAACAGTAGAGAAGAGACTCTCCATGACTGTTTCCGTGTCTTTAGCAACGACGAATGGGAGGGTGTAAACGGTGACTATTATGAAAGGGTACTTTATGAAGCCAAGAATCCAGAGACCTCTGTAGCTACTGCGTCTGAGAATACTAAAGTCAAGAGCTTTATTGACACCGCAAAGTTTACCGTAGTTAGTGACATGGAGGATAGAGTCCCAGTCCTAAGATGTACAGCTGGGAATGGTGCCTCTAAACTCACTTATGGATCTGACACAATATGGCCAGGGAAGAATGATGTGATGTGTCTTTCAGCTctcttgtatatggatggagagaagccCACTCTTGCAGTACTTGTCACCAGGGATAATAAGAACAAGGAAGGAAAAgtctatagataccatgatggtaagCAGTggaaagatggtaaagaagaggaCCACAAGAAGAAGCTTGAGGAGCTAAAGAAGACTATTGAGAATAGGATTAAACAACACCATCTTCTAATAGCTAGTAGAACAGTAGACATTACCAAATTTGATGCCAACAAAGGCCAATTATTCGACTACACCGTTGATAATGTCCCCGTAAAGATGTTTATTCCAAAGGACAACGTTACAATAAATAGACTTGTGAATGGCGGGGCTTACCTCTGGAGCACTGAGAATGGCAAGTGTACTATCATAATGCTGTATCTCAAGGATGATAAACCGGCGTTACTTTACATTGTCAGATTCATTCAGGGAGAGACTTACGGTGGTCTgtacaaggatgaagatggtaaatggacAGAAACTGAAGACTTTGATTACGAATTCAAGAAGATAAGGACAGCGCctacatcctcatctcaATTTGctcttgacatttcctCAACTTCTGATACTACTGAATGCAGAATATTCCAAGCTCCACTATATGGAATAAACACTCGCTTCTACTCTCCCAATAGTGGTCATTATGCATCCTCTATTGCACTTAATGGAGTATCCATATGGACTGCTGAAAAAGGAGAGAGATGCACCTTTGTGACATCATATCTCAAGGGTGGACAAGAACACTTGTTCCGTATGACAGTCAAGAACGCCAAGGATAAAAGCTCCATgaagtactttgaaaacTATGGCAAGggatggaagagtataaCTAAGGATGATTTTAATACCAAACGTGACTCTCTGAAAAGTGATGCTTATAGACCAaaaaatatcaaagaaATCACTCCAGTTTCTCAACCTGATCAAAAGTCTACTCAATCACCCGATAGAGCTCCAGTAAAAGAGATACTCCTTGACATTGGTCGACCAGATCCACAACGCTATAGATCATTTGACTATGCAATAGATGATGTCCCAACTCGACTCATAGTTGCAGTGAAGGAACAACCAAACAAGGTAGTATTTGGACAAGAAACTGTATGGTCTGATGACACTGGAAGATGTAGCTACTGTACCGTCCATATAAAGGATAAGAAACCAGTACTAATCTACATGTCTGGAAGATCCTTCTCATTGTACCTACTAAAGACTGATGGTGGATGGAAATCCATTGATCACTACAGTGAGGAGTTTGCCAAGCTTAGACTTGCCGTACcctcatcatcttcattctccctTGACCTCTCTACTAACCAGGATACTCCCAACTGCAGAATCTTTGAGACACCCTTCAATAAGGTAAACACTCGTTTCTATGTTCCAAAGGTTGGAAAGTATGCTACTAGTGTTTCTAATGGACAAGCTGTAGTATGGAAGGGTGGTCAGGAGAAAGCAATCATGGTGAGAGTATACTCATCTGATAATCCTACCTTGCTACACATACTCTCTAAAGACACTGATGGAACATTCAAACACAGCTACCTTGTCAAGGGTGGTAGTAAATGGGAATCTATTAACAAGGACGTTCATGATAGACTACTCTCTGAAATAAAGGCTACTGCACCTGGTAGAAAGACAGACATTGGTAAGCTCAGACAGGAACTGATGGAGTCACAAGCCTCTCTGGATAAACTGGTAGAGTCCAAGAAATTTACAGACTGTGATGGACCACAAgatccttccattcttgacatTGTCCATTATGAGGAGTCCAATGCTTATACAATAACAAACTGTACACTGGATGGTTATCCTACTACAGTCTTTATTCCTGACAAGGGTAGCATTAAGAAGGTGGTCTATGGAAGTCTTACAATCTGGGAAGGTGCtgaaaaggaggaatgtAAGTACTTAATGGTCCACTACGTCTACAGTATACCGGCATTTGCATACCTCATAAAAGGGTCAGACAGGGATATAGATTTATACTTTGCCAACAAGGGGGATAACTGGGAAGAGATCCAGGTAGACTACGTTAGAAAACTTAATGAACTTCGTAGGGATGAACCAGAATCTGGAGATTATGTGATAGACATTAAGAATACTACTAGTGATGAAAAGTGCAAGGTTTATAGCTATACAATAGATGGGCTTCTGACATACTCATACTATCCGCATCAAGAAGTTACAGTGAATAAGGTAGTGGAGGGAAATAAGAAAATTTGGGATGGAAATTCAGGTGGTGGAAGATGTCTTTACTTGGCAGTAAGTtattttgatgataaacCTGTGTTGGCatattttgtaacattggatggatataaacttGAGTATGTTTACTATGAGAGGGATTCAGAAAGTATATGGCTAAGCTGCTACGACTATGACTATCGACGCAAGTGGAATAATCTAATTAATAAGAAAGATACATCAGTTAGGGACATGAATATATCGTCTTCAGGACAGGAAAGACTTAAAAAGGTTGCACATGTTAGAACTATGGGTAAAGATTCTATAATAAATATCCACAGTAGATTTGCCCATGAAACGTACAGAGTCATAAAGACCTTCATAAACAGTATTCCTGCTCTCGTATACGTTCCTGGACCGAGTTTTGACTTAAATCAAACTATCTTTAAGGATCCTAATCCAGTTAATCCAAAAGGAATCAAAATTAAAAGCGTATCTATATTTCTGAAGGACAATGAACCCTCAATAATATCTATTTCAGGAGCTTGTGAGGAAAGGGTTTATGATGAGTATCTGGATTTTTCAGACACGAAAAAAAGATGTGCATTTACTGATGTTGAAGAATTAGAATCCTACAAACACTCCAGGTTCATCTTCTCACTGGATATATCCCGTAGAGGAACTGATGaatgcaaatttgtaagCTTCCATAACAATGGTGTTGTAACTCACTCCCACATTGTTAATGCTGGTTATACAGCTAATATGGTTACTGATGGAGTTATAGTTCTTTGGAAGGGCGATGCTGGTGAAAAGTGTTTATATACTCTCACTAGTTTTCTGGATGGCATTCCTATCCTACTGAACATTTTTGTGAGATTATCTGATGGCAAACTGGAACATTACTACTTCTACAACAATGGGGAATGGACAGTTGCTAGCAATCTAGACTACAAAGCTATACTGGAGGACCTTGTTGATACCACTAAATCTAAGTTGTCTGAGTCCATTGACAGAGATACCAGGGAAGTACTCACTCTAGATGTCGCCAAGGTAGATACTGGCAAGTATACCATGGAGACTACAAAGTTGAGAGTACTTACCAGCATAAAGTATAGTCCACCAGAGAACAGCCGTGTTACCAAGGTTGTCTTTGGCAGTGACTCTCTATGGCAGACTCTCAAGGCTAGTGTCCAATGTAACTTTGCCGTCATTACCTACAGaggaatatccatagaACTCGTTCAACTGTGTATTGTGGATGGCTGCGAAAAGTATATGCACTTTGAGATTGAGGATGGTAGACTAAGTAGTATTACAGCTGAGGAGTACAATGATGCCTTATCAAGATTAGACTCTGGAGATGGTGAATCTGATGAAGACTTTGAATTCATTCTTTCTACCATAGACACTCTGGATCTCATGACTCCAGCTGAACTGGACTTTGAAGTTGACAGATTCCAGTTGGATACACTCTCATCTGCAGTCTACCTACCACTACCTAAACATACCATTGGCAGAGTAGTACTTGGGAAGGTATTATGGACAAGTGGCAACTCCAAGTGTCTCTACGTCAGTACATTCTCCACGGATGACTCAATACAACTAGTCCAGATAGTCACTGAGAATGAGACCCTCCACTTTGGTAGACTTGACAAGGAACTTGCAAAGGTACCAAAGGAAAAGTATAATGAACTATTTGAGAAACTAGGGTACAGACAAGTCGACCAAACTCCATTCTATGTTCCACTTGAGGTACCAGATACACCCAGCACAATCTCATTGGATGTCTCAAAGGCGCTGGACTCCAGAGTTAAAGCTGAAAATGGCACCTTCAATGGAGTCTCTTATACTACCTTTTACACATCAGAAGAGGGTGTTATAGACAAGATATCCAGTGGAAAACCTACTGTATGGGAACCTGAGGAGGATGAGGTCTGTATCTATGGTCGTCTTTATCTGGACAATGGACCCAAGCTTCTCAAGATCCGTACCATAAGTGAGGATGGAAGTAACATTGTACACCTTGCATTTGATACTGACAAGTGGATTTGTCTCAGTCAGGATGTATTCAATGATAGACTTAACTTGATGGTCCTAAAGTTGACTGAACCACTTAACTTTGCCTTGACTACCACAACTGATGGATACTATGAATACACTTTCGACTTGAGTAGATACCACCTAGACTCTAGATTTAACTCTGGTTTCATGACATATGGAGATCACAAGTATGCTGTTTGTACTCCCAAGAACGGTGCCATAAAGAAGGTAGTTCAGGGTAGCATTACCATATGGACTCCGTCTTCAGATGACTACTATGCCAACATGGTACTCCTCTCCAGGGACACTCATCTCTACATTCTTGTTCAATCACCTTTCAACATTCCTGCCATATTGTCTTATaatctgaagaacaatGTTTGGAATATGGTAAACCATGAAGCCATTTCTACTGACATTACCAAGACACTACCAATCCCATCCTTTAGACTGACACTTGACCTAACTGGAAAACATGACCCAGAGAAGTACAGAGTGTTTAAGATGGACATAAATGGTGTTACTACCACAGTCTTCATTACCATATATGGATACTATTTTGACAAGGTGGTCTCTGGTAAGGACCTCATTTGGCAGTCGTctgagaatgaggaatgtaGGTATCTCATGTTCCATGACAAGTCTGGAAAGAACCCATTTATAACAGTCTTTGTGGActgtatggatgaatccAAGTTCATGGTCTATGAGATGAGGGACAAGTGGACATTCTCCCACCAGTTACTTGGACCAAAGAATGACCATAAGACTACTACTTCTATTGTATTCAACCTAAGTGACAAGACTCCTCAGAATGTGTACTTCTGTGACAACGTCTTCAATGGTATAGTACACAGAGCCTTCTCACCATTACCTGGCTACCATGTTCAGGAGGTAAAGGACACTGAGACTACCATATGGCAGACAGAGGATAAGGAGCAATGTATATTCATTCTATCTGTACCAGGTACTGATAAGAGTAAAGTTCCACTACTAAGTCTCTTTATAAGGAATGAGGACTACTGTGGTTTCAAACactttgagaagactgATAAGTGGAGACATATTGATGAACGTGGCTATGACAAGAGACTCATTGAGAAGAAGCAGGCTAACAATGTGACTACTGCTGTTGCCATATCCAATATACCTCAGTACAAGAATGCAGTTACCCTAGATACAGCCAATGTTGACCATGATAGGGTTGATCTCCATGAAGACTCCTTGAATGATACTAGACGTCTCTACTCTGCCAAGACTGGGGACTACTTTAAGGACATTTTGGACAGTGGAAAGAGTGTTTGGAAGAGTGACAAGGACAAGTGTCTTACTGTAGCCATTTATGGCAAGGAGGAACTACACTGTCGTCTGGATGTACTCTCCTCGGATGTCATAACCCCAATgtacttttgcagaaaGGCTGGCAACTGGTCTTCCACTAATCACAATACCTTCCATGAGTGGCTAAGAAACTATGTCAAGACTCCTAGAGTTAAACTTGATCTGGATAACTTGGACACCAACTTCTTTGAGAGCTTCAGGTATACTCAGAACGGCTATGAGATACTGTATGGAAGACCACTACCTGGTTATGTACTAACCACTGTTGCTGATGGTTCTACAGAAGTTTGGGAAGCTGGACATAACCAATATGCCACAGAGTTCCAGATGTCAATCATTGGTGACTATACACTTCTGTCCATCATCAACCATTCCTACCAGGTTGAGAATCTCTGCTTCCTAAAGTCTTCAAACACTTGGTCACCTATTGATGAGGACGTATATGACCAGTATCTAGTTCCCGTTAATGACTCTACAATCAACTATCTAAAGTTTGATCTAGAAAAGCCAGACTTTTCTATCGTAGTCGGGCATAAGGATGTGATGGGAGATATTACTATACTAAGATACACTCCGCATCTTGGAAGGCATGTTACTGCAGTTGTATTTGGGGAGTCTACCATATGGTATAGGAAGTACCATGACGAATACTGCATTTCAGCTGAGCATATCACCAAGGGTGGTGCCATGTTCATTAGACTATTCCTAAAGATGGGAAACTCTTTTGAACATCGCTACTTTACAAAGGTGGACAGTAAGTGGATTACTCTtagagaggatgaatttaGGAATAAGCTTGGTATACAGAGTGTAGGTGTAAAGACTGATGCAAAGTATAGTCTACAGAGCAATGAATCTGACCCTAATGTCTACACACTGAACATTTCTGGAACCGTAGATAGGGATAAGATTACTGCTACTGAGACTACATACGAGGATGTCAAGAGTGTTACATACTCACCCAAGTTTATTGCTGGAATTGGAAAGGTAGTAGACTCTGATAGCATAATTTGGATGGGAGCTTCTGACCAAAAATGTGTTACCGCCGTTATATCCTCAAAGGAAGGACATGATTCACTTGttagtatctccattaaCGTTGATATTGAGGTACAGTATAAGTACCTGGTGAAGAAGGACAAGGAATGGTACATCATTAGAAAGACCAAGTATGATGAGTTGTTAGCTACTATGTACAGACAGTTTGTTGTACATGCTGATACTACTTTTGATAATCCCATAACTCTAGATATATCGACAAAGCCTACTGAAGATATTACTTTCTATGAGTATACTCATAACGAGGTAACTTACAAGACCTTCAaaccaaaggatgataaatCTATTGTGGAAGTTATGGATGGTGGGAGTCATGTATGGAAGAGCTCATCTGGAAGGTGTATAGATGCTTGGACCTACTCAACACCTTTTTCACATCTATGTCGTCTCGACATTCTCTCCTCTGGTGTCATCACTCCTCACTGCTTTGAGAAGAGAGGTAGTCTCTGGATATCACTGGATTTTAGACTATATACAGAAAAGCTAAAGAAACTTGTAATGTACAGATCTACAAATATAAGAGTTGACTTTAGGGGAGTGTCCAGGGATCTATGCCATGTATTGGATTATTTTGACAAGCATGCAATCTCAACAACAATAGTCCCTGAATTTAGGACTACTAGTATATATCatgataataaaaagaTATGGGAATCCCATGGTAAACAGTGTATAAATGCACACTTCATCACATCTCCAGGCGGAGATCTTGCCTATATTAATGCGAAAAGCAGTAATGGTGATATATCACCTTCGTCCTTTTACTATTCATCCGGCAGCTGGTTTAGTACTAACTCGTATACCTTCTCCGATACTCATTCAAaacttcctcctcttccaAAAGACGTTTTCAGCGGTGAATTGGTAGACACCACTCTTGACATAAGGAATGTGGACAATACTTTCAGAATTTACAACTACAGTGACAAAACAGTCACTAGATTCGAGTATCAAACACCTATGAATGCTAATGTTACAAGGGTTATAGATGGAGTAAAGATGGCTATTTGGCAAGGtgatgaggatgatagATGCTTGTCATGTGAAGTTTATTCAAGGGAGGGCTACACTCCCATAATGAAGTTAATAATCACCAATGACTATGGTGTTTCTGTAAgctattttgaaaagagtgatgataaatggaatgagatCAATGAGGAGACTTTTAATCTTAGACTCGTATCTTTAAGCAACAACTCGCGTTTACAGTTGCTAAAGGACAGACTTGTGGATACGTCTGAAAATTTAGATGTATTCGACAGAAAGACTTCTTATACCTCAGAAGAAATAAATATGCTCTATTTAAACCAGTGGTTACTAAGTAGTGTACCTCATTGGGTACTAGAACAGTTCAGGACCTTTTATCCAGAGAAGAAGGGTTGGTTCTCTTGTTTCTCCTTTTGCTAA